The following are encoded together in the Cicer arietinum cultivar CDC Frontier isolate Library 1 chromosome 2, Cicar.CDCFrontier_v2.0, whole genome shotgun sequence genome:
- the LOC101509354 gene encoding LOW QUALITY PROTEIN: putative potassium transporter 12 (The sequence of the model RefSeq protein was modified relative to this genomic sequence to represent the inferred CDS: inserted 4 bases in 2 codons; substituted 2 bases at 2 genomic stop codons), which translates to MCHILEESYPIISLSLINKRNHFGIFFADLGTSPLYVFADVFTKVPIESDVDVLGALSLVMYRIALLPLLKANDKVEGGTFALYSLICRYANVNMLPNSQVADEHISNFRLQLPTPELKRALNIKQTLERKSTLKTLLLLLVLLGTSMVIGDGILTPAMSVISAISGLQVKXIGLIKVTVLVALFSIQRFGTSKMGFMFSPILALWFIYLGSVGIYNITKHDIAVLGAINPTHIXYFFKNGKNAWSALGGCVLCVTGSEAMLADLGHFSVRAIFLKISFTCIVFPCLLLAXMGQAAYLLKNPTSYSNIFYXSVPSSLFWPVFVIVTLAAMIASQAMISATFSCIKQSMALGCFPRLKIIHTSTEFMGQIYILVINWFLMVTCIFVISIFRSTTDIANAYDKVPLISIFQVHNCDDY; encoded by the exons ATGTGTCATATTTTGGAGGAATCATATCCCATTATTAGTCTATCATTAATTAACAAGAGAAatcattttggtattttttttgcTGATTTAGGAACTAGTCCTCTTTATGTTTTTGCTGATGTCTTCACCAAGGTTCCAATTGAATCAGATGTTGATGTCTTGGGGGCATTATCATTAGTCATGTACAGAATAGCACTTCTTCCACTACTCAAAGCAAATGACAAAGTTGAAG GAGGAACATTTGCACTATACTCTTTGATTTGTAGATATGCAAATGTGAATATGCTTCCAAATAGTCAAGTAGCTGATGAACACATCTCTAATTTTAGGCTTCAACTTCCCACTCCTGAGTTGAAAAGGGCCTTAAACATAAAGCAGACTTTGGAAAGAAAATCAACTTTGAAAACTCTGTTGTTGCTTCTGGTTCTACTAGGAACTTCCATGGTTATTGGAGATGGTATTCTAACACCAGCTATGTCAG TGATTTCTGCCATAAGTGGACTGCAAGTGAAATAAATTGGATTGATCAAAGTGA cAGTCCTAGTGGCTTTGTTCAGCATACAAAGATTTGGAACCAGTAAAATGGGTTTCATGTTTTCTCCTATACTTGCTTTATGGTTCATTTATCTTGGTTCTGTTGgaatttataatataacaaaGCATGATATAGCTGTTTTGGGAGCAATCAATCcaactcatat ttatttctttaagaaTGGCAAAAATGCTTGGTCAGCTCTCGGTGGTTGTGTTCTTTGTGTTAcag GTTCAGAAGCAATGTTAGCTGATCTGGGCCATTTTTCAGTAAGAGCAATATTTTTGAAA ATTTCCTTCACTTGTATAGTATTTCCTTGTCTCCTCCTTGCTTAAATGGGCCAAGCTGCTTATTTGCTGAAGAACCCTACTTCTTATTCAAATATATTCTA TTCTGTTCCAA GTAGTCTCTTTTGGCCAGTGTTTGTGATTGTTACACTTGCTGCTATGATTGCTAGCCAAGCAATGATATCAGCTACATTTTCATGCATAAAACAATCTATGGCTTTAGGGTGCTTTCCTAGGCTCAAGATAATTCACACCTCAACAGAGTTCATGGGACAAATTTACATCCTTGTGATTAACTGGTTTCTTATGGTCACGTGTATATTTGTTATTTCCATATTTAGAAGCACTACTGATATTGCAAATGCATATGATAAAGTTCCTCTCATCTCAATATTCCAA GTTCACAATTGTGATGattactaa
- the LOC101509675 gene encoding ribosome biogenesis protein nsa1-like, whose protein sequence is MPRTTTLECPGCPPLRALTFDTLGLIKVIESRENQGGPKVVERWGEPDPSKSVNAVSIIDRKSHPLLAVARKNGQIDVLSLVNGDSHATITTANDVDVQSEENNIIGLHLFAKQNLELDSRVCTLLTCTGKGNASIRSIEVPDSLTGSSSTNSSKTWDVCNGGNILCCKVDGNEEFALFGGKGVEVNIWNLANETKIWNAKSPPKNSLGIFTPTWFTSVSFLSKDDHRKFVAGTNNHQVRLYDISAQRRPVLSIDFRETPIKALAEDIDGNTIYVGNGSGDMASVDIRTGKMLGCFTGKCSGSIRSIVRHPELPVVASCGLDGYLRLWDTKTRQLLSSVFLKQHILHVLFDSNFIVEDMPKGADSLPCKEQTMKGITVGEEIEASPLKRKKSSKVKENGIDGSEKKRRAKQNEERKMCKGNDGPEKMESREEGSKSASKKRNKSSKKEIPDEK, encoded by the exons ATGCCTCGCACTACCACTCTGGAGTGCCCTGGCTGCCCTCCACTTCGTGCCCTAACCTTTGACACACTTGGTCTTATCAAAG TTATCGAGTCCCGTGAAAATCAAGGAGGTCCTAAGGTTGTAGAGAGATGGGGCGAACCTGATCCATCCAAGTCCGTTAACGCTGTTTCAATCATTGACCGAAAATCTCACCCT TTATTAGCTGTAGCAAGGAAAAATGGCCAG ATTGATGTTTTGAGCCTTGTCAATGGAGATTCTCATGCTACAATTACGACCGCCAATGATGTAGATGTTCAGTCTGAAGAGAATAATATTATTGGTTTGCATTTATTTGCAAAACAAAATCTTGAGTTAGATTCCAG GGTTTGTACTTTACTTACATGCACGGGCAAAGGGAATGCAAGTATAAGGTCCATTGAAGTTCCTGATTCGTTGACAGGATCTTCCTCAACTAATTCTTCAAAAACCTGGGATGTATGTAATGGTGGTAACATCTTGTGTTGCAAGGTGGATGGAAATGAGGAGTTTGCTTTATTTGGAGg GAAAGGTGTTGAAGTCAATATTTGGAATCTTGCTAACGAGACTAAGATCTGGAATGCCAAATCT CCTCCTAAAAACAGCCTTGGTATATTTACACCTACCTGGTTCACATCTGTTTCATTTCTAAGTAAAGACGACCATCGAAAATTTGTTGCTGGCACCAATAACCATCAG GTTCGTCTTTATGACATATCTGCTCAGAGGAGGCCTGTTCTCTCTATAGACTTTCGTGAGACACCAATTAAAGCACTGGCAGAGGATATAGATGGCAATACAATCTATGTAGGGAATGGGTCTGGTGACATGGCTTCTGTTGATATTCGTACAG GAAAAATGCTAGGATGTTTTACTGGAAAATGCTCTGGAAGCATCAGATCCATTGTCAGGCACCCCGAGCTACCTGTGGTAGCTTCATGTG GACTGGATGGCTATTTACGACTTTGGGATACCAAGACAAGACAGCTTCTTTCTTCT GTTTTCCTTAAGCAGCATATTCTGCATGTTCTTTTTGACTCCAATTTCATTGTTGAAG ATATGCCCAAAGGAGCGGATTCGCTACCATGCAAGGAACAAACAATGAAGGGGATCACAGTTGGGGAAGAAATTGAAGCATCAcctttgaaaagaaaaaagtctTCTAAAGTTAAAGAAAATGGGATAGATGGTAGTGAAAAAAAGAGAAGAGCTAAGCAGAACGAAGAACGCAAAATGTGTAAAGGAAATGATGGACCTGAGAAGATGGAATCAAGAGAAGAAGGAAGCAAGTCAGCATCCAAGAAAAGAAATAAGAGCTCAAAAAAAGAAATTCCAGATGAAAAGTAG